One window from the genome of Acuticoccus sp. I52.16.1 encodes:
- a CDS encoding precorrin-8X methylmutase, which produces MGPVSVVTGGQYQYERDPEAITAQSFAIIRAEADTSRFGEAAPVAERIAHAAGDVGVLGDVVVSGPLIAATQRALAAGRPVIVDTEMTRYAISPRFVPAAQVHCHINDAATPDEARAAGTTRSAIAIRRAAGDLDGAVVVIGNAPTALFELLELIRRGARPAAIYGFPVGFVGAAESKAALAAMAPVPFATVKGRRGGSAMAGAAVNAAAHAGIDAGPALVGA; this is translated from the coding sequence ATGGGTCCCGTCAGCGTGGTGACGGGCGGGCAATATCAGTACGAGCGCGACCCCGAGGCGATCACCGCCCAATCCTTCGCCATCATCCGCGCCGAGGCCGATACCTCGCGCTTCGGCGAAGCGGCGCCGGTGGCCGAACGGATCGCCCACGCGGCGGGCGACGTCGGCGTCCTCGGCGACGTCGTCGTCTCCGGACCGTTGATCGCGGCGACGCAGCGCGCGCTGGCCGCCGGCCGCCCGGTGATCGTCGACACCGAGATGACGCGCTACGCCATCTCGCCGCGGTTCGTGCCCGCCGCGCAGGTCCACTGCCACATCAACGACGCGGCGACGCCGGACGAGGCGCGTGCCGCCGGCACCACCCGCTCGGCGATCGCGATCCGCCGCGCCGCCGGCGACCTCGACGGTGCCGTCGTCGTGATCGGCAATGCGCCGACCGCGCTGTTCGAGCTCCTTGAACTCATCCGCCGCGGCGCGCGGCCGGCCGCGATCTACGGCTTCCCCGTCGGGTTCGTCGGCGCGGCGGAGTCCAAGGCGGCACTGGCGGCGATGGCGCCCGTCCCCTTCGCCACCGTGAAGGGCCGGCGGGGCGGATCTGCGATGGCCGGGGCCGCCGTCAACGCCGCCGCCCACGCCGGGATCGACGCCGGGCCGGCGCTCGTCGGCGCATGA
- the phnH gene encoding phosphonate C-P lyase system protein PhnH: MPNPALEPAVRDNAAMDHAVMEGAFAAPVFDAQAAFRAILGALAEPGTVHRLPAAAPPAPLPAAAGAIALTLCDPETPVALDPAFAAAAPWLTFHTGAPVTADRAAARFAFLAALDGLPDGFGAGDDLYPDRSATLVAPVRLAGRALTLRGPGIDGTRTIEADLSDTFLADWAANGALYPRGLDLVLIDAASGSIMALPRTTEVTCTSR; this comes from the coding sequence ATGCCGAACCCCGCCCTCGAGCCTGCCGTCCGGGACAATGCCGCAATGGACCATGCCGTAATGGAGGGGGCCTTCGCTGCCCCGGTGTTCGACGCGCAGGCCGCCTTCCGCGCGATCCTGGGCGCTCTCGCCGAGCCCGGCACGGTGCACCGGCTCCCCGCCGCAGCCCCGCCGGCGCCGCTCCCGGCAGCCGCAGGGGCCATCGCCCTCACCTTGTGCGACCCGGAGACGCCGGTGGCGCTCGACCCGGCCTTCGCCGCTGCCGCCCCCTGGCTCACCTTCCACACCGGCGCGCCGGTCACCGCCGACCGCGCCGCCGCCCGTTTCGCCTTCCTCGCCGCGCTGGACGGCCTCCCGGACGGGTTCGGCGCGGGCGACGACCTCTACCCGGACCGCTCCGCCACGCTGGTCGCCCCGGTCCGCCTCGCCGGGCGGGCGCTGACCCTGCGCGGCCCCGGCATCGACGGCACGCGCACCATCGAGGCGGATCTGTCGGACACCTTCCTCGCCGACTGGGCCGCCAACGGCGCGCTCTACCCGCGCGGGCTCGACCTCGTTCTGATCGACGCGGCGAGCGGGTCCATCATGGCGCTTCCCCGCACGACGGAGGTCACGTGTACGTCGCGGTAA
- the phnG gene encoding phosphonate C-P lyase system protein PhnG — protein sequence MTDTSSRRSLLRTLALAQPAELAAALDRIAPDPPHTVVRGPDTGLVMVRGRVGGGGAPFNAGEATVSRCVVRLATGEVGFGHVMGRDAARARHVALIDALSQTATHRGAVTAVAAELDALRAARETARARDVAGTRVDFFTMTRGED from the coding sequence ATGACCGACACCTCTTCAAGGCGATCGCTGCTGCGGACACTGGCGCTCGCGCAGCCCGCCGAGCTTGCCGCCGCGCTGGACCGCATCGCGCCCGACCCGCCGCACACCGTGGTGCGCGGGCCCGACACCGGGCTCGTGATGGTGCGCGGGCGCGTCGGCGGCGGCGGCGCACCGTTCAACGCCGGCGAGGCGACCGTGTCGCGCTGCGTGGTGCGGCTGGCCACCGGCGAGGTCGGCTTCGGCCACGTGATGGGGCGCGACGCGGCCCGCGCGCGCCATGTGGCGCTGATCGACGCACTGAGCCAGACCGCCACGCACCGCGGCGCCGTGACAGCCGTCGCCGCCGAACTGGACGCCCTGCGCGCCGCCCGCGAGACCGCGCGGGCGCGCGACGTCGCCGGGACGCGGGTCGACTTCTTCACGATGACGCGCGGGGAGGACTGA
- a CDS encoding Bax inhibitor-1/YccA family protein translates to MATWNRNTTVRPTTGAAQYDASIDQGLRSYMLQVYNYMAIGLALTGVAALAVFALATAQGPDGAAAQIGNGIYLTQFGVTLYTTPLKWVLALAPLGIVFWLSFGVHKMEPGKARALFFLYAALVGASLSTIFLVYTSESIVRVFFITAVAFGGLSLFGYTTKKDLSAMGSFLIMGAIGIFVAMLVNLFLQSSALQFAISVLGVLIFAGLTAYDTQKIKESYYVGDDSTVAGRKAVIGALQLYLDFVLMFQFLLSLLGNRN, encoded by the coding sequence ATGGCGACCTGGAATCGGAACACGACTGTACGGCCGACCACTGGAGCCGCGCAGTATGATGCCTCCATTGATCAGGGCCTGCGCAGCTACATGCTGCAGGTCTACAATTATATGGCCATCGGCCTCGCGCTCACGGGCGTGGCGGCGCTGGCCGTGTTCGCGTTGGCGACCGCGCAGGGCCCCGACGGGGCTGCGGCGCAGATCGGCAACGGCATCTATCTGACCCAGTTCGGCGTGACGCTCTACACCACCCCGCTGAAGTGGGTGCTGGCCCTCGCTCCGCTGGGCATCGTCTTCTGGCTCTCGTTCGGCGTCCACAAGATGGAGCCGGGCAAGGCGCGCGCGCTCTTCTTCCTCTACGCCGCACTCGTCGGTGCCTCGCTGTCGACCATCTTCCTGGTCTACACGTCCGAGAGCATCGTGCGCGTCTTCTTTATCACCGCGGTGGCCTTCGGTGGTCTCAGCCTCTTCGGCTACACCACCAAGAAGGACCTGAGCGCGATGGGCTCCTTCCTCATCATGGGCGCCATCGGCATCTTCGTGGCGATGCTGGTGAACCTCTTCCTGCAGTCCTCGGCGCTGCAGTTCGCGATCTCGGTGCTCGGCGTGCTGATCTTCGCGGGCCTGACCGCCTACGACACGCAGAAGATCAAAGAGAGCTACTACGTCGGCGACGACTCGACCGTCGCGGGCCGCAAGGCCGTGATCGGCGCGCTGCAGCTCTACCTGGACTTCGTGCTGATGTTCCAGTTCCTGCTGTCGCTGCTCGGCAACCGCAACTGA
- a CDS encoding carbon-phosphorus lyase complex subunit PhnI, whose translation MYVAVKGGAAAIANAHRLLAKDRRGDRSVPELTARQIAEQLTLAVDRVMAEGSLYDPELAAVAIRQARGDLIEAIFLVRAFRTTLPRLGASRPVDTATMALARRISATFKDLPGGQVLGPTFDYTHRLIEDDLSGDAPTAAAPLGPAPRVTDVLGGEGLVEPDGAGDDEPGDLTREATVPPLDRAVRLQALARGDEGWLLGLAYSTQRGYGRNHPFVGEIRTGTVELEFDVPELGFAVTLGTMTLTECQMVNQFHGSASEPAQFTRGYGLVFGRVERKAMSMALVDRALRAGELGEDRVAPAQDEEFVIAHSDNVQATGFVEHLKLPHYVDFQAELELVRKLRAEAERKADAADDRQEAAE comes from the coding sequence GTGTACGTCGCGGTAAAGGGCGGCGCCGCCGCCATCGCCAACGCGCATCGGCTGCTCGCCAAGGACCGGCGCGGCGACCGGTCGGTTCCCGAGCTGACCGCCCGGCAGATCGCCGAGCAGCTGACCCTCGCCGTCGACCGCGTGATGGCCGAGGGTTCGCTGTACGACCCGGAGCTTGCCGCCGTCGCCATTCGCCAGGCGCGCGGCGATCTCATCGAGGCGATCTTCCTGGTGCGTGCCTTCCGCACGACGCTGCCGCGCTTGGGCGCCTCGCGCCCGGTGGACACGGCGACGATGGCGCTGGCGCGGCGCATCTCGGCCACCTTCAAGGACCTTCCGGGCGGCCAGGTGCTGGGGCCGACATTCGACTATACCCACCGCCTCATCGAGGACGACCTCTCCGGCGACGCGCCCACGGCCGCCGCGCCCCTCGGCCCCGCCCCCCGCGTGACGGACGTCCTCGGCGGCGAAGGCCTCGTCGAGCCGGACGGCGCCGGCGATGACGAGCCCGGCGATCTGACGCGCGAGGCGACCGTGCCGCCGCTCGACCGGGCGGTGCGGCTGCAGGCGCTCGCGCGGGGCGACGAAGGATGGCTCCTGGGCCTCGCCTACTCCACCCAGCGCGGCTACGGCCGCAACCACCCGTTCGTCGGCGAGATCCGCACCGGCACGGTGGAGCTGGAGTTCGACGTGCCGGAGCTGGGCTTCGCCGTCACACTCGGCACCATGACGCTGACCGAATGTCAGATGGTGAACCAGTTCCACGGCTCGGCGAGCGAGCCGGCGCAGTTCACCCGCGGTTACGGCTTGGTGTTCGGCCGGGTCGAGCGCAAGGCGATGTCGATGGCGCTGGTCGACCGGGCGCTGCGGGCGGGCGAACTGGGCGAGGACCGGGTCGCCCCGGCGCAGGACGAGGAATTCGTCATCGCCCATTCCGACAACGTGCAGGCGACCGGCTTCGTGGAGCACCTGAAGCTGCCGCATTATGTCGACTTCCAGGCAGAGCTGGAGCTGGTGCGCAAGCTGCGCGCCGAGGCCGAGCGCAAGGCCGACGCGGCCGACGACCGCCAGGAGGCGGCCGAATGA
- the cbiE gene encoding precorrin-6y C5,15-methyltransferase (decarboxylating) subunit CbiE: protein MTAPAEAPPHGGPGGAAPWLTVVGCLPSGALAPGAPPQVLEAEAVFGPARLLDAAGVAPERRRPWPRPFAAGIAALLTHRGRTTTVLASGDPLHHGVAATLLRDLTPEEMTVHPAPSAFSLAAAALRWPLEDVAQISLHTAPPEDILRTASPGRRILALTRDGDAPRMIAAALTAAGYGASAFAVLEALGGPDAAIHRTTAAALTEPAHALNVVAVECRGGASAVQVDNLAHDGCVTRDEVRLLTLAALRLPPGVTGHLWDVGAGSGAVGIDWCRTGGTATLFERHEGRLAAIRANLAATGTARAHVAPGDAHAALAGAARPSHVFMGGGLADDALFAALWAALPPGGVFVSNAVTLAGEAATLLRQAAHGGALTRIALSFSAPIGGLMALKPAMPVLQWRAVKR from the coding sequence ATGACGGCACCCGCCGAGGCCCCGCCTCACGGGGGGCCGGGCGGGGCGGCGCCGTGGCTCACCGTGGTCGGCTGCCTGCCCTCCGGCGCCCTCGCGCCGGGCGCGCCGCCGCAGGTGCTGGAGGCCGAGGCCGTCTTCGGCCCGGCGCGGCTGCTGGATGCGGCCGGCGTCGCGCCGGAGCGCCGCCGCCCGTGGCCGCGCCCCTTCGCCGCCGGGATCGCGGCGCTCCTCACCCACCGCGGCCGCACGACCACCGTGCTGGCGAGCGGCGACCCGCTGCACCATGGCGTCGCCGCCACCCTCCTGCGCGACCTCACGCCCGAGGAGATGACGGTGCACCCCGCCCCGTCCGCCTTCTCGCTCGCCGCCGCGGCGCTGCGCTGGCCGCTGGAGGACGTGGCGCAGATCTCGCTGCACACCGCACCGCCGGAGGACATCCTTCGCACCGCCTCCCCCGGCCGCCGCATCCTCGCCCTCACCCGCGACGGCGACGCGCCGCGCATGATCGCCGCCGCCCTCACCGCCGCGGGCTACGGCGCCAGCGCCTTCGCCGTGCTGGAGGCGCTCGGCGGTCCGGACGCGGCCATCCACCGCACCACCGCCGCCGCGCTGACCGAGCCGGCCCACGCGCTCAACGTCGTCGCCGTCGAGTGCCGCGGCGGCGCCTCCGCGGTGCAGGTCGACAATCTCGCCCACGACGGCTGCGTCACCCGCGACGAGGTGCGCCTGCTGACGCTGGCCGCGCTCCGCCTGCCCCCCGGCGTCACCGGCCACCTCTGGGACGTCGGCGCCGGTAGCGGCGCGGTCGGCATCGACTGGTGTCGCACCGGCGGCACGGCCACGCTCTTCGAGCGGCACGAGGGCCGCCTCGCCGCGATTCGTGCCAACCTCGCCGCCACCGGGACCGCTCGCGCGCACGTCGCCCCCGGTGACGCGCACGCGGCCCTCGCCGGCGCGGCTCGGCCGAGCCACGTCTTCATGGGCGGCGGCCTCGCCGACGACGCGCTGTTCGCGGCGCTGTGGGCAGCACTGCCGCCGGGCGGGGTGTTCGTCTCCAACGCGGTCACCCTGGCGGGGGAGGCGGCGACCCTGCTGCGCCAGGCCGCGCACGGCGGTGCGCTGACGCGCATCGCATTATCCTTTTCGGCCCCGATCGGAGGTCTCATGGCCCTCAAGCCGGCCATGCCGGTCCTGCAATGGCGAGCAGTCAAACGATGA
- a CDS encoding DUF6732 family protein, translated as MRTLKTLLATLATPIMLATAASAHPGHTAVVDGHAHAVDPLGAVVAVLAIVAIAVTVAVKFR; from the coding sequence ATGCGCACCTTGAAGACCCTCCTCGCCACGCTCGCGACACCCATCATGCTCGCCACCGCCGCGTCCGCGCACCCGGGCCACACCGCCGTCGTCGACGGTCACGCCCACGCCGTCGACCCGCTGGGCGCCGTCGTCGCCGTTCTCGCCATCGTCGCCATCGCCGTCACCGTGGCGGTCAAGTTTCGGTGA
- a CDS encoding alpha-D-ribose 1-methylphosphonate 5-phosphate C-P-lyase PhnJ, which yields MNAAGSGEPGLTYNFAYLDEGTKRMIRRAILKAVAIPGYQVPFASREMPMPYGWGTGGVQVTAALIGPDDTLKVIDQGSDDTTNAVSIRAFFARVANVAVTTHTAEATIIQTRHRIPEAPLGPGQILVYQVPIPEPLRFLEPRETETRVMHALEEYGLMHVKLYEDIARHGHIATTYAYPVKVEGRYVMDPSPTPKFDNPKMNNSPALQLFGAGREKRIYALPPYTEVISLDFEDHPFAVQAFTEPCALCGATGVYLDEIVTDDRGGRMYACSDTDYCEQRRGEALAAE from the coding sequence ATGAATGCCGCCGGCAGCGGCGAGCCGGGCCTGACCTACAACTTCGCCTACCTCGACGAGGGGACCAAGCGGATGATCCGCCGCGCCATCCTGAAGGCGGTGGCGATCCCCGGCTACCAGGTGCCGTTCGCCAGCCGCGAGATGCCGATGCCCTACGGCTGGGGCACCGGCGGCGTGCAGGTCACCGCCGCCCTCATCGGCCCCGACGATACGCTGAAGGTGATCGACCAGGGCTCGGACGACACCACCAACGCCGTCTCGATCCGCGCCTTCTTCGCGCGCGTCGCCAACGTCGCCGTCACCACCCACACCGCCGAGGCGACCATCATCCAGACGCGCCACCGAATCCCGGAAGCACCGCTGGGGCCGGGGCAGATCCTCGTCTACCAGGTGCCGATCCCCGAGCCGCTGCGCTTCCTGGAGCCGCGTGAGACGGAGACCCGCGTCATGCACGCGCTCGAGGAATACGGCCTCATGCACGTGAAGCTCTACGAGGACATCGCCCGCCACGGCCATATCGCCACCACCTACGCCTATCCGGTCAAAGTGGAGGGGCGGTACGTCATGGACCCGTCGCCGACGCCGAAGTTCGACAATCCGAAGATGAACAACTCGCCCGCGCTGCAGCTTTTCGGCGCCGGCCGCGAGAAACGCATCTACGCGCTGCCGCCTTATACCGAGGTCATCAGCCTCGACTTCGAGGATCATCCGTTCGCCGTGCAAGCCTTTACGGAACCCTGCGCGCTGTGCGGGGCGACGGGCGTCTACCTCGACGAGATCGTCACCGACGATCGAGGCGGGCGGATGTACGCATGCTCGGACACCGACTACTGCGAGCAGCGCCGCGGCGAGGCACTCGCGGCCGAGTAG